atgacggattaaaaagccccgtttgatgattatctcgaaaaccggtaccgattggacccgttttattagtataaagctattaaacattgtattttcatgccatatatgattcaaaggggtactaattattcataagtataaatatacttaactgtactttattttattacgaaaatcataaaaccagttaaaaccgagaaattcctgagagagttcttcgtgttcttgagattcaaacgaggatttggacgcgttatcggactcggattttggtgttcaaggactcaaattgaaggttttaacaagtagaatcataatctagcatcaaaatcagtgcagcaacatcaggtgggtatggattttgagttttaaattcgaaataaataggcttaaattagggctttttgattttgaagttgtttatgtgttttgatgattgtatgttgtagataatgttctcctggtcattttggtatatcatatgtttgatttggagttcaataacatagttaattttaagtttaattatcgagggttgaaattagggtttatgttcGTATGAATGTCCTCAATTGAAATTTGGGGCTTTTTGATTCTGGAGGTAGAAGTGAAATTGGAAGGTAGCACCGTGTTTGTAATGATCTCAGGAACATGTACATATCTTCAAAAGTTATCTGAGGTTCATGGTTTGGCTGAATCGACGAGAAGAAGtttcgccggcgacggcgaacTTCTTCGAGTTATTCCGGCCAATTCACGAACCTCCAGCTCGATTTGATGAGTGATACAGATTCCTGGTAAGTTGTAGATGCAATCTGCACTTTGGTGTTGAGGTTGGGGTTTCGTGGCGATTTTCCGGCGAAAATCCGGTGAAGACCGCCGGAGGTGGTGACCGGAGGGGTCAAATTGCAATTTGACCCTCCAATTTCTGAAAACGATGCACACAGCCCCCTGAAGTTTCCCAACTTTGCAGTTTAAACCTTGACgttttaaaatcttttaaaaagttttatttctttaaatttaatttcgaaaatcatttattttaatttcaaaaattgtttttaattatttattaattcaaaaataaatttgatttaatttattaattaattttaattagtaattaattataataattagtcaattaatttaattattaattgattaattgttttaattaattattaattgattttaattaatttattaattagatttaattattttaaataattttaaatgattttaaaattccgaaaaatagtttcgagctttaaaatattattttaaaatatgattgaagctcgttaattgatttcaaaggatttcggacttgatttcgagtatccaaaaattgattatttatttataaaatgattctttgacccgttttaattccgaaaaatgtttaaaaattcataataaataccagaaaaatccgtGTGCCTTCAaacttcttttgaaaaatatattttattaaatattttatgcgATATGTGCTATGTGCTATCTAATTGACATGTTATGTGTCtacgtgattgatataaaattgtttttgacatatcttttgatccgtaaatcggatttgggtgaaacgaagggtagatagaagctcgtttcgaatgtaagatgatgagaatagtatgagatcacctattgataattagttgtgatgattagcagagaagcgaggcgtaataaaagggaaagcaagtggatatagaatagtatatcgagcaggagcgattgaaatttgaaatcgtcagtataaggcaagtttccttgatactttcctccaattatatatatatgatccttgATGTGATTGCTTTGCGATCTATCTAATTCACTCATGACACTTATTGAGCCATATCATGAATTGTTTAATTCACCGATTCTTAAACCATCAACCagattctttgactatcaaTTGAACTATTCATTCATTAATTCTTGAGCCATTAACTTGATTCTTTGATATCTATTTTGGAAACcttattcaattgtaaaccttcaaacCTTGAGATTCTTGGATAACTACCATATAAACCTTATTTCAATGTTTTGACACACCTTTGATCTTCAAACCAATCGACTGGAAGTCAATCATACCTGGAATACCATACACCCCAAAATTTTTGTTCCTTTTCAATAACTTAATTTCTTTGGATTTGAAAATACCCTTTTTACCTATGAATTCTTTAATAAAACCAGAGACCTTCTTTCATACAAACCATGATTATTGTTCACTTGAAATCCAGATATGCTATATCTGATTCCTTGACTCGTGGAATTATTCCTGATTCTTATTTTGGAATATCCTTAAAATACTTCTGAAATGAATGCTGTTTCTGCTccaaaatttaattatgttcttaatgattctgtttattgcattatattgttattcatcctgatttataatagaattggatagttttttttaaatggaccaaatgaatggtcagaccagatgagtggtcactttaggccaatgtgtgccttggatccagtaaacgagcatggcggggcctgctcggggttagtgtctgactgatcagcagcctaacctttggttttaaaaaaataaaatttaatatccaattctaattgaaaatctaaaaagaaacttgatattgagattgattctctTAAGTACtgatttccatcatcttttgataaatgtttaaatggatattgttatacttgctgagcttgttagctcactcttgcgaaactctatgttctttccagtgaaagcagagaaggttggtagcgatgaccctcaggctagtggtaaggccaggattccaggctgagagatggaTAGAGCTATCGGCAGCACTTgatgtttatatatgtattagtttgaGTTTCCAGATACGAATattgtgtaagcttgtaagaatttaagattatattttgggatttgggttgtaataattaaagttgtgttgtggcttgttttatactttcacctgttgcgatccatggacagttaagggtcactgtatatattatattattaattacaggTGGATGTTAaggtgtggaccccaaacttctgacccgggtttggagggcgccacagttTATATATCACGAGCTTTATAGTCGAGCGGGTCGCTAAAAGAGCCATCACGAGTCATATATCTTGAATATCCACTATCTAATATACACaagaatttttaattattatttttgcccCTGCATTACAATGTGATCACTcctttatatattattacagttcatatattataattgagttaattaatttaaacaatatataaatatataacaaatatatataattattatatacaaatagatatattatacataatatatctatatataagaGTAAAGTTCTATACCAAAAAGTCTTGATTAATTCGAAAAATCATTTGATGTAGtaaatataattgaattttGAGTTATTGGATAAGTATGAGAAATGATAACTAtttcaatatctttttttttaatgtgtGAATGTTTAAAagctaaaattattttaatgactTTTTCCACCTTTCATAAACTAAACCAACAATTTACATAAGCATGGAAACGAAAGTTTCCGAAGAAAATTATAATCTTACTCGAGGGTTGGGGTGTATTAACTCGGATTTtcatgtattatttttaatttataaattttagtaaattatatttgattttgattttgcatGAAGTGCAGATAAACTGTCGCAAAGTTGATATAGATTTTTCATGATTTAAAGCGTAATACTTCAAAATCATATGAATTTTgttgggatttcaaaaaaactATAAATACACTCAATAATCTcacaaaatctatcattttatgaagtctACAAAAATCAATCAGAATTTGAATAatatcagattttaatagatttcaattaaatatcattagatctttaaacataatttaaaattctaattaaatatctacagattttgtagtataatttaaaatctcaattgaataccacaagattttgataattttttaaaatttggattGAATATCCAAATTTcatgaatataaaaaaatcatttaaaatcctaattgaatacagGCCGTATTAGTGGCACTTCAAAATTTGATTTTCGCATTggcaaataaattaattaacaaataaataaaattacatttttcATTTACATTTTGCAatagaattataatttattagagCAAAAGTAAAAATACAATTCCAGAAAAATATATACttgcaaaaattgaaaaattattcttatattCAAATGATATTTGTTacaaaaaattaagttatatgAGCGGATGATTGTCATAGCTTTATTATCCTATGGTGTATATCAAATCCACGAATTCTAGTTATCttgttattattaaaaaagaacaaaaatagCCCACATTTGTAGAATTTCAATACGTTACCtattttgttattataaaataaaacgaTGAAATTAGAGATAAATAGATAAAAACAATAGAGAAAAGTAAAATACTGATAGGGAAGGTTAGAAGAGAGAAATGTGTCGAGCTTTCAACTCTCCCTAAACATGGTGGATTTGATTTGAGTTTTTTCTGAAGTTGTTTACGTTCTCTTTTCTACACATTCTTTTGATTCACTAAAAGTCTATATACCCTTTTtgtcttttcattttttagcTTCAGAAATCCATCTGGGTCAtttccacacacacacatgtatgtgtgtgttatttTCGAGAACTTGTTGAGATACTGAAGAAAGGAGATTTGATTTCCAGGTATTTACTTTCCTACACTTTTCAAGTATTTTACTCTTTGTTTTATTCTACAATATTGTTCTTGATTCTAGATTCTTATTGTGGATTCATTTGAAAAGCTAGGTTTTGTTTTTTGGGGGTTTTTGAAATTTAGCTACAGTTATTGGGTCCtctttaaaattaattgttgGAATCATATTGATGTTGTGGTGAATTTATTCTTTGTTGTCTTGTATGAAATAAAGATTAAATCTTGACTATCATTTGTATTTTTGTGTTTGGGTGTCAGGGAGCATATATAGGATAGAATTATCAGAATTGGACTATTCTGAGTGATGGGTAATTGTTGTGTGGTGCCTGTAAGTTCCTCACAGAAGGAGCAGAAAAAAAGGAACAAGCCAAACCCTTTTTCGATTGATTATGGTGCTGTTGGTGGATCTGGGAGTGGAAGTAGGCTGCGTGTGTTAAAAGAACCGACAGGTCAAGATATTTTGCAGAAATATGAGCTTGGTCGTGAGCTTGGTAGAGGTGAATTTGGTACGACGTATTTGTGTACTGATCTGGAATCCGGTGAAAAATTTGCGTGTAAATCTATATCGAAGAAGAAGCTTCGGACTTCTGTAGATATTGATGATGTGAGAAGAGAGGTTGAGATTATGAAGCATATGCCTAAGCATCCTAATATTGTGAGTTTGAAGGACACATACGAGGATGAAAACGCCGTCCACATTGTGATGGAATTGTGTGAAGGGGGTGAGCTGTTTGATCGGATTGTCGCAAGAGGACATTACACTGAACGAGCGGCTGCAGGAGTAATGCGGACAATTATGGAAGTTGTGCAGGTACAATGTTTACAAAATGAAATGTCCTGAATTTTCAATGTCAAAATTTGTTGCTCGGTTCAGTGCCTTAAAAGTAGAGAGGCAAGTTTTATCACTGCGAATATTTTTAGATAATTCACTCTGACTAGTTGTGTATATGTTGAAGTTAATTACTATCTTTAAAAGTTTTAGTTTACATACTTTTGGAGGATAGTTCTATGCGACAAGTAAATCTTTTGAAGATCAAATTATAACTTGTTTGTTCCTATGATATTAGAATTGTCACAGGAATGGAGTGATGCATCGAGATTTGAAACCTGAAAATTTCCTATTCGCAAACAAGAAGGAAACAGCTGCCCTGAAGGCTATTGATTTTGGGCTGTCAGTTTTCTTTAAACCTGGTAGTTCATCATTGACTTAAGTCAATTCTTTCTGATCTAATATATGCCTCTATATATTAGCTATGATATCTCTTTCTGCTACTATgagttttttgttattttatcctGGTATCTGACAGTTCCCTAATTGTTGGCAGGTGAGCGCTTTGATGAGATAGTAGGAAGTCCTTATTACATGGCCCCGGAGGTTCTAAGACGAAACTATGGTCCAGAGGTTGATGTATGGAGTGCCGGTGTTATCCTTTACATTCTGCTTTGTGGTGTTCCACCTTTTTGGGCAGGTCTGCTACTCCTTGACTGTACATTTTGCCTTTATGAGGCTTCAAGTAGAGAAGCTATTGTAAGCTTTGGTCTAGTCGCCAATATTAGATCAAGCAATTAATGTTAATGTATTATTGTTTGACCTAGTCTACTTACTGTGATGTATTTAAACATAAACCTTTTGTGTCTAGGTAATCatttttcctcttttttataTGCTTATgatattgattttatatatgtagaAACTGAACAAGGAGTAGCACAAGCAATTATCCGTTCTGTTGTCGAATTTAAAAGAGATCCATGGCCAAAAGTATCTGACAATGCGAAGGATCTCGTAAAGAAAATGCTTGATCCTGATCCAAAGAAGAGGCTTACAGCTCAAGGAGTACTCGGTAAGGTTTTGTCACATGATAATAGAAATGAGGACTAGTCTTTCAACTGGGAGATAATTTCCTAAAATCACCTTTTTTAGATTTAGGAGACTATATTAAGACtggtatctatatatattaaatgcaGATCACCCCTGGATACAAAATGCAAAGAAGGCCCCAAATGTCTCTCTAGGCGAGGTTGTAAAGTCACGGCTTAAACAATTTTCTGTGATGAACAAGCTCAAGAAAAGAGCCTTGAGGGTAATGCTCAGAATTTTTCTTCGACACATTTGATTTGTAACTAATGACCACGAATCAATTTTTATCCTTGCAAAGTGCAATTgccctcttctttcttttttatgaatattttaagttatatacataatacataGGTGGTGGCTGAGCATTTATCAGGGGAGGAAGTGGCAGGAATCAAGGAAGCATTTGATATGATGGACACAGAAAAGAGAAGTAAGATAAATCTTGAAGAGCTTAGAGTTGGTTTGCAAAAGCTTGGCCATCATGTACCTGAAGCTGACCTTCAGATTCTAATGGAAGCGGTTAGTATTATGTGTTTTTTTCCAGAAAGCGTTGTTCATATTCTTTATTCCCCAATCCCAATTAACGTAGATATTTGAATTATGAACTACTGAGTCAACTATgtcaatttttttctgaaatttactATACTTGAAGATCTACTTTTTGATAATATTAGCTTCATTAGTTTTTAGAATTGCAACGAATAATTAAATAACACTTGAGAATCCTAACTCTTATAATATGATATTACTATACTATATAAGTATGATCTGTACTTCCTCCGTTCTTTTGTGTTGGTCTTTCTAGAAACTGGTACATGTTCCAAATTATTATTCGTTCTTGGTTTCCATTACTTACCAAGTTTCTCTCAAGAAATACCCATTCATCTATCTAATGTCCCCCTTCTAAAACTGAAACACCATGTGATGTTATTaatttatctttatttttctCTGTTGAGGTTGCTGCTAAATTGTTCTGTTTCTTTTGATTGTATTTCACAGAATCATCATTAttcattttgattaatttacttTTATATCTTCACAAAATTTGTTTTATCATGATAGATAAATTTGCAATATTCCAAAAGAGTGGctttaaattataaacaataatgAAAGCTCTTTAGATTTGaatctataatataaaacaataaataGAAATTGAATTGTCAAACAATATGGATAGATTTGattgttaaattatttaaagccaaatgtaaaaaagaaaaaaactatattataattcaaacatTTCATAATTAAGTTTAACTAATAAAACATGAAACTAAAGTAATACTCTcttcgtttcaaattagatgtccacttttaaaaaatcacacagtttaagaaaaatgaatgttgacaaattaattgcattacaGGACCATAATATGTGgaatgagattgatctaggaaatataaataagagatatgtggaatagaattgaatttggaaatatgattttacattgaaagttgaagtggacaactaatttgaaacaaatttttccttaaaagtggacatgtaaattgaaacggagggagtaatcatttttattattttagaaaccAATTATTAAATTGACCTGGAAAAGAAATTagtaaaaaacatataaacaacATAGTTTCGGATAATTTTAAACAGAAAAGTTTTAGTTTCTATATTGTAGATAGTAGATAATCTTGAagcatatattattttgttaatcaaATCTTTTTGTAGGAGACTTTtgtacaaatacaaatatgtattttaatataaatttaatatttttgtaagtcAATgctatttcaaattcaaatttttaaactCAAAAtgtagtttaaaaaaaatattctaggGAAATAgtagtttataaaaatatttagaaagaCAGAGTACATGCTTGAAAATTGACTACAAATTATCATTTAGTGACCAAGTTATTAAATTGAAACATTTTCGGCATTGAATCCAGTGAACACAAACTGCATAGAAGTAATTAAGTGAAACGTATGCAATTGTTTACTTTTATAAGGGTATAGCAGTAAAAAGTCTTCTCATAATTAGACTTCTTGGTCTGTGTTATTTAAAGTAGAATGACTAACATaaaggaatggagggagtataacagAATGATTTCTGTAAGTAGTGTTTGATTATTAAATGGATGTTGAGAATTTGTTGCATAGTACTTATGGATTTGTAGACAGCTAAAATTTGATTTCTCTAGGCTGATGTTGATGGGGATGGAACTTTGAATTACGGGGAGTTTGTTGCTGTTTCCGTTCATCTTAGAAAGATGGCCAATGACGAGCATCTACATAAAGCTTTCTCATTTTTTGATCAAAACAAAAGTGGATATATAGAAATCGATGAGCTACGACATGCCCTAAACGATGAAGATGAAGCCAACAGTGAGGAGGTTATTACTGCGATTATGCATGATGTTGACACCGATAAGGTCAGTTTTTAGTAATTTGTATTAACAGAATATGAACCCTAATATTAATCCACTACATCCACACGTGAACATCATGTGTCATGCAAGTCAACTATGTAAAGTATGAATGTGTGAGTACAGTTCTCCTTCTGATCTGATACATGAGGGAAACTCTTTATA
This genomic window from Daucus carota subsp. sativus chromosome 7, DH1 v3.0, whole genome shotgun sequence contains:
- the LOC108196476 gene encoding calcium-dependent protein kinase 7, which translates into the protein MGNCCVVPVSSSQKEQKKRNKPNPFSIDYGAVGGSGSGSRLRVLKEPTGQDILQKYELGRELGRGEFGTTYLCTDLESGEKFACKSISKKKLRTSVDIDDVRREVEIMKHMPKHPNIVSLKDTYEDENAVHIVMELCEGGELFDRIVARGHYTERAAAGVMRTIMEVVQNCHRNGVMHRDLKPENFLFANKKETAALKAIDFGLSVFFKPGERFDEIVGSPYYMAPEVLRRNYGPEVDVWSAGVILYILLCGVPPFWAETEQGVAQAIIRSVVEFKRDPWPKVSDNAKDLVKKMLDPDPKKRLTAQGVLDHPWIQNAKKAPNVSLGEVVKSRLKQFSVMNKLKKRALRVVAEHLSGEEVAGIKEAFDMMDTEKRSKINLEELRVGLQKLGHHVPEADLQILMEAADVDGDGTLNYGEFVAVSVHLRKMANDEHLHKAFSFFDQNKSGYIEIDELRHALNDEDEANSEEVITAIMHDVDTDKDGRISYEEFATMMKAGTDWRKASRQYSRERYNTISLKLMKDASFQA